The genomic window AATAAAAAACTGTACAGCCGACTAAAAAGAATCTTTCCAACGATGAGGGTCCTTCCTTTGGCACTTTCCGATGAAAATACAACTGCAGAATTTAAAGTTCCGGTAATCAACGGGAAAACAGTGGCTTCCCGGGGAACACTTAACACCGGGTACAAGGAAAAAGGCGAAGAGAAAAGCCATACCGAAAAAGTAAAGGTAATAAAGCTGGACGACTGGGCAGCGACTGAACATTTCCACAGGCTGGATTTCATCAAGATCGATGTGGAAGGCAACGAAATGAAAACGCTTTTCGGAGCCCGTGAAATTATCCGCCAGTTTGCGCCGACGCTGATGGTGGAAATGGAGCAAAGGCATCACGAAACCCCGATCTGGAAGGAAATTTCCGAAGTGGAATCCTGGGGCTATGATGCCAAATACCTGAACAGGCATCAATTTGAGCTTGAAAAGCTGACGGAAGAGATTCTTCTGAAAAACACAGCCGACGAAAAAAATAAAACGGAATACATCAACAATATTATTTTTATTCCTAAAAGCCAATAAAACATGAGTGTAGTAGCGAGACAGGGGTTTAAATATTCTATTATTGGCTATATCGGTTTTCTGCTGGGTACGGTCTCAGCCATCTTTATTTTTCCAAACGATTTCGAATTTTACGGCAAGCTGCGGTACAGTATGCAGACCGCGGAAATGCTGGTTCCTTTCGTGGTATTCGGTATCTCGTATGCGAATGTGAAATTTTTCCACAGTGTACAGAAGGACGGAAAAAACCAGAATATGCTGTCCTTATCCCTGCTCACGGTCGTCATCAATTTTCTGATCTTCTGCGGAATATTTTTTATCCTCCCCTATTTTTATCCCAAGTTCCTGAAAACACAGGCCTGGAATATCAAAGGGATCATTCTGCCACTGATCCTGGTATTATCGTTGTGCGCCATCTTCAATAAGTACACTTCCAATTATAAACGCATCGTTGTTTCCAATATTTTCGATAATCTTTTTCCAAAAATAGCCAATCTGGGAGCTTTCTGCCTGTTTTTCTATTTTGCCATGTCGCAGCAGATCGCCCTGTCCTTTTTCTTCGGGATCTTTACCCTGATGCTTTTCGGATATATCTATTACACCAATAAGCTGGAAAAGATCAACCTGGATTTCAATACTGATTATTTTAAGAAAAACAACTTCTGGAAAGAGTTTACCAATTACAGTTTCTTCGGGTTTTTAGGAACTTTCGGGAATTACCTGGCAATCAACAGCTTTATGATCGGCGAATATATGGGTATGGAAGAAAACGGGATTTATTCCACATTGTACGCCCTGATTTCCTTAATTTCCATTCCACAGCTCGGCCTGTTCAATATCTCTGCTCCGATTATCAGCCAACACCTGGCGGACGGCGATATGGAAGGGCTGGACCGGTTCCATAAGAAAACATCACTTTCTTTATATTTCCTTGGAGCAGTCCTGTTTTCCTGCATTATGGTCGGGTTTCCTTACCTTACGCATTTTATGCCGAAAAATGGGATGATGCTGCGCGAGTATGAACCGGTAGTCTGGATCTGGGGTTCCGCAGTTCTTGTTGACCTGGCCACGGGATTTAACGGAAATATCATTTCGCTTTCAAAGTACTACAAATTCAATATCCTGGTGATGCTCCTGCTGGCAGGACTAACCATTGCGCTGAACTTTTACTTCCTGAAAAATACAGACCTGAAATTGATCGGGATCGCCCTTTCAACGGCTATTTCCCTGACGACCTACAATGTAGTAAAAATCGTATTTAATTATTTTATGTTCAAGGTTTCGCCGCTGACGATTGAAATGATTTTTGTTTCGATTATCTGTACGCTGGCGATCACGGTAGCCATTGTCCTGCCGAATTTCAATAACAATTTCATTAACCTTGTGTACAAGCCGGCCGTGGTTCTTCTATTGATTTTTGTCGGGAATTATTTTACCAAAATCTTTCCGGTTGAAGATTACCTGAACAGGAATTTTATCAAGAGTATTTTTAAGTTTAAATAATTACAGGTTACTAGGCTGGATGAGGGAAGCCAGATGCTGGGAGTTTTTCTGTAAATATAGCAGCTGGTGACTTTATTTAAATGATGTTGTTCCACCTATTTATAAGAATTCATTTAAAAGCTTTTCAAGTCTTTTCTGGACTGCTGATTTGTTATAATTTACCTGAAAATCGTAAGGCGTGTTTTTAAGCCTTTCAAACTGACTGATGATATCCTCCTGTTCCGGGACGATAAAATCTAATTTGGATCGATAATTTGCAGGGAATATGGCCCATTTCCCGAACTTTATGGCGTCGCCCAGGTTTCCCGTCATTTTGGTTTTACCGTAGATTTCCTGCTGACTGAAAAATTCCGTTTCCTGCTGAATCGGACACCAGAGAACATCGGCTTTCTGCATCCACTCATCAAAAGCTGAAGGAGAAACTCTTTCTGAAAAATAAGTAATGTTTACATATTGCAAGGAACGTTCTAAATCGACAATGTTTTTCAATTCTTCATTTTTGGCGCGTCCTAGAAAGACAAATTCAATTGATTTATTATCGATAACAGAATTTCTGATAAGGTTTTCAATCGTATTGATCGTTGAAATAACTTTTGTATAATCCCTTCTTTTTTGAGATACGCCTCCGGGAATAACAATGGTGAGAACTTTATTTTCCGGCTTACTAAAAGTCTTGGTATAGAAAAGCGGCAGGAACCTGAATGGCTCAGCACTTAATTTTTCATCCAACACCAGCAAATGTCCAGCCTCCCGGTATACTTCCCGGGATCTTAATAAATCTTCTTTCCACCAGAGTTTTAAGCGGTAGATCCGGTCTTTTTTAAAGATGCTTTTTATCAGCTCCATTTTGGAAGCTCCGGTAAAATTCATATTGTGGACAATCACGGCAGTATGATATTGGGCAACAATAGCCTGAAACGTATTGAAATACCGGTGAACCGTTCCGATAATGATGAGGTCATACCTTTTATCCTTCAGCTGATCCTGAATCATGGAACTGTCTGATAAAATGATGGTTTCACCATGATCTGCCACCTGGCCTCTGATTTTTTTTGAAAAATAATAATCCACTGAAAAAGACGGGGAATCTTCCATGATTTCCATGAAAGACTGCGCAATTTCCGCATGGGTATCGATTTCAATGTAGGCGATTTTTTTCACTGTGGATAAGTTTTGGCTGAAGCCGGTTTGATTTTTATCTTTGGGCAAGCGGGATTTTCTTCGGCAAGCTCAGGATGCCATTGCCTGTTCCCTATTGATGTTTATGGCAAATAAAATAATATTCGGCTAATTATATTTTCAGCCATTTTTTCTTCAACATTTTCCAGCGCTGCCCGTTAATGATTTTTTGTTCCTCTTTTGAAATTTTTAATTCTAATTTTTCAGAACGGCAATGTTCATACGATTTTACAATGGCAAAGAAAAAAGAGACCGATCTGCTTTTCAGGGCTTCTTTTGATGCTGCAATATAAGCCAGCAGCCTCCGCAATCCTAAAAAGTAGAAATACCGGCCGTAATAATCCGCAGGCCGAATGGTGTAATCTGCCCCTTTCACCTTGATGAGCTTGACGTGCAATTCCGGCAGCACCACTTCTCTCCAGCCCAGATTTTCCAGTAAAACCGCATCGATATTATCCCATCCCAACGTCTCGCGAAGCCCCTTCATCTGGAGAAACCCTTCTTTCCGGTAGGCTTTCATCGGACCGCGGACATGATGCCTGTTGGAATTGCCTTCATACACCCACCCGCCGTCTTTTTCCACATACAGTAGACCGCCGATCAGTCCGTGTTGCGGATTCTTCTGAAAAGAATTTTTAACGGTTTCAAGATAATCTTCAGGTAAAATAATATCGGCATCGAATTTACAAATAATGTCGAACTTTTCCATTTCCTGTGTCTGAAGGCCTTTGTTAAAAGCATTTACCACTTTTGATCCGGGCTGGTGCGCCGATTTTTCAAGATTAATAGTAGCAAATCTGGAATCCAGATCCGTATATCTTTTCACGACCTCCCGGGTTCCGTCCGTTGAACCGTCGTTAACGACCACGATTTTAAAATCCCTGTAAGTCTGATGAAGTAAGGAATCAAGGGTAAACGGAAGGTTGTTTTCCTCGTTATGGGCAGGAATGATGATTAAAAATTTCAAGAAATTATTTATTTAATTATTCTATAAACCTGAAAATTGTAATTTAAACGCATAAGAGACAAAAGATAATTAGAGTATTTTTTGTCTCTTTTTTGGTTGGTAAAAATTTTAAACCGACAGATTTGTAAGCAGTGATCAACAATTTAAATCTGAAAGTATCTTTCATCAGCCATCAATTATCACTTATCACTTATATTATTTGTTGTGTGGTTTCAGCATATTCTTAGGATCGAGGATCTCGTCCAGCTTTTCCTGGGAAAGAATTCCTTTTTCGAGTACCAGATTATAAACGCTTTTCCCTGTTTCGAGGGCTTCTTTAGCAATGGCGGTAGAATGTTTGTATCCGATATAAGGATTCAGAGCTGTCACAATTCCAATGCTGTGCTTCACCATATTCAGGCAGATCTCCTTATTCGCCGTAATGCCAATAATGCATTTTTCACGGAGGGTATCCAGCGCATTACCCAGGAAATGAATATTTTCCATAATCGCGTGGGAAAGGACCGGCTCCATGACATTCAGCTGTAATTGTCCGGCCTCTGCAGCAAATGTTACGGTAAGATCGTTTCCGAAAACTTTAAAGCAAACCTGGTTTACGACTTCCGGAATTACGGGGTTTACTTTCCCCGGCATGATCGACGACCCCGGCTGCATCGGCGGAAGATTGATCTCCGAAAGCCCGGCCCGCGGTCCTGAAGCCAATAGTCTCAAGTCGTTACAGATTTTTGATAATTTTACCGCCAGACGTTTCATGGCCGATGAATAAATTACATACGAACCGGTGTCCGGCGTTGCTTCAACCAGGTCCGGTGCCGAAACTACCGGAAATCCCGTAAGCTCAGCTAAATTTTTCGCACAAAGTGTTGCATATCCTACCGGAGCATTAATTCCGGTACCGATCGCCGTAGCACCCATATTGACTTCTACAAAAAGGTCGGCATTGCTGTTAAGTTTGGAAATATCTTCTTCAAGGGTTGCGGCAAATGCTTCAAATTCCTGGCCCAGTGTCATAGGAACGGCATCTTGAAGCTGCGTTCTTCCCATTTTGATTACATCCTGGAATTCCCGGCCTTTTGCACGGAAAGCCTCAACGATTTTCTCCAGCTTTTCAACCAGCGTAACATTCATCTCCAGCAGTCCCATTTTAATGGCTGTGGGATACGCATCGTTGGTCGACTGAGAAAGGTTGACGTGGTCATTTGGCGAGCAGAATTCATACTGTCCTTTATGCTTACCTAATTTTTCAAGCACGCGGTTGGCGATAACTTCATTGGCGTTCATATTAATTGAAGTTCCTGCTCCTCCCTGGATCATATCTACCGGAAACTGGTCGTGCAATTCGCCATTGATCAGCTCATCACAGACCTCCGCAATGGCAAAATATAAATTTTCATCCAGCAGTCCCAGTTCATAATTGGTTTTTGCCGCGGCCTTTTTCACAAACGCCAGTCCACGTATAAATTCCGGGTAGGATGATAAAAGCTGTCCTGAAATTTTAAAATTATCGATCGCCCGCTGAGTTTGTACTCCATAGTAAGCATTAATCGGGACATTTAATTCGCCCAATAAATCGCTTTCTTTTCTGAAATCTTCCATACTTTTTTAATTAATATACCAATATAACCATGTACCAGTTTAACAATAAAAAAAGGTTGTTAGACTGCTACATTGATCCATTGTTACATTTTAAATTGTTGTTTTTATTTTACAGAATATTTCTGATTTAATGCCTGCAGGATAGAATATGTTTCCGCATCCATAATCCCGTCGTAGTTCTGCGGACGGAAATGGTACTGGAAAGCCTCGATTGTTTTTTTGGTCGCGTCATCCCATTTTCCCGTCAGATCCAAAGCATAACCGAATTTCTGAAGCTGTGACTGGACATTCAGGATAAAAGCTGCATCATTATACGTGGCCTGGTAATCCGTAGAAGTAGCCAGATCGTAATATCCCTGCTTAATCGCATCTTCGTACCACATCCCGATCTGATACTCGTCGTATAGTTTTTTCCATGGGAACAACGGCCCCGGATCCTGCTTTCTGGTAGGAGCGATATCCGAATGGGCAAGAACATTGGTTGCCGGAATGTTGTATCTCGTCACAAT from Chryseobacterium sp. SORGH_AS_0447 includes these protein-coding regions:
- a CDS encoding FkbM family methyltransferase; its protein translation is MSLYQRIAEKLQYISPKFYKERYFKSLHHLTKDNFSARNVEPELVWIKDFLPENAVILDIGANVGTFLYQLENKLDHEAIYAFEPNKKLYSRLKRIFPTMRVLPLALSDENTTAEFKVPVINGKTVASRGTLNTGYKEKGEEKSHTEKVKVIKLDDWAATEHFHRLDFIKIDVEGNEMKTLFGAREIIRQFAPTLMVEMEQRHHETPIWKEISEVESWGYDAKYLNRHQFELEKLTEEILLKNTADEKNKTEYINNIIFIPKSQ
- a CDS encoding lipopolysaccharide biosynthesis protein, which produces MSVVARQGFKYSIIGYIGFLLGTVSAIFIFPNDFEFYGKLRYSMQTAEMLVPFVVFGISYANVKFFHSVQKDGKNQNMLSLSLLTVVINFLIFCGIFFILPYFYPKFLKTQAWNIKGIILPLILVLSLCAIFNKYTSNYKRIVVSNIFDNLFPKIANLGAFCLFFYFAMSQQIALSFFFGIFTLMLFGYIYYTNKLEKINLDFNTDYFKKNNFWKEFTNYSFFGFLGTFGNYLAINSFMIGEYMGMEENGIYSTLYALISLISIPQLGLFNISAPIISQHLADGDMEGLDRFHKKTSLSLYFLGAVLFSCIMVGFPYLTHFMPKNGMMLREYEPVVWIWGSAVLVDLATGFNGNIISLSKYYKFNILVMLLLAGLTIALNFYFLKNTDLKLIGIALSTAISLTTYNVVKIVFNYFMFKVSPLTIEMIFVSIICTLAITVAIVLPNFNNNFINLVYKPAVVLLLIFVGNYFTKIFPVEDYLNRNFIKSIFKFK
- a CDS encoding glycosyltransferase family 2 protein; the encoded protein is MKFLIIIPAHNEENNLPFTLDSLLHQTYRDFKIVVVNDGSTDGTREVVKRYTDLDSRFATINLEKSAHQPGSKVVNAFNKGLQTQEMEKFDIICKFDADIILPEDYLETVKNSFQKNPQHGLIGGLLYVEKDGGWVYEGNSNRHHVRGPMKAYRKEGFLQMKGLRETLGWDNIDAVLLENLGWREVVLPELHVKLIKVKGADYTIRPADYYGRYFYFLGLRRLLAYIAASKEALKSRSVSFFFAIVKSYEHCRSEKLELKISKEEQKIINGQRWKMLKKKWLKI
- the aspA gene encoding aspartate ammonia-lyase is translated as MEDFRKESDLLGELNVPINAYYGVQTQRAIDNFKISGQLLSSYPEFIRGLAFVKKAAAKTNYELGLLDENLYFAIAEVCDELINGELHDQFPVDMIQGGAGTSINMNANEVIANRVLEKLGKHKGQYEFCSPNDHVNLSQSTNDAYPTAIKMGLLEMNVTLVEKLEKIVEAFRAKGREFQDVIKMGRTQLQDAVPMTLGQEFEAFAATLEEDISKLNSNADLFVEVNMGATAIGTGINAPVGYATLCAKNLAELTGFPVVSAPDLVEATPDTGSYVIYSSAMKRLAVKLSKICNDLRLLASGPRAGLSEINLPPMQPGSSIMPGKVNPVIPEVVNQVCFKVFGNDLTVTFAAEAGQLQLNVMEPVLSHAIMENIHFLGNALDTLREKCIIGITANKEICLNMVKHSIGIVTALNPYIGYKHSTAIAKEALETGKSVYNLVLEKGILSQEKLDEILDPKNMLKPHNK